The following proteins come from a genomic window of Myxococcales bacterium:
- a CDS encoding HTTM domain-containing protein, with translation MRPVDAAWLAAYRVLFGVALGVSMQRFLAYGWVDELLVSPRYRFHYWGFEWVEPLSRGHMHALFWGLSALGLAMAAGLAYRVTAPLFALGLTYIQLIDVSTYLNHYYLAALLAWLFAASPAGRAYSVDAWLGQRLRRRANGPARPQVALAWLALFRTQIAVVYVFASIAKAQPDWLVHGQPLGIWLGASTDLPALGRLFTLPGVPLAMSWAGFLYDATIVLWLSMKRTRPWAFLVVLTFHTLTRALFDIGMFPVIMTASALVFFPPSWPRDMVSWVRARARLAPPAPPVAVSTPGESPARVTTVQRLALGLGLAYCVFQVAMPLRTFLYGGNVLWHEQGMRFSWRVMVRAKGGSTTFLVKSKATGKVWHVSPRRYLTPYQENEMSGQPDLILQLAHSIGEDFALREGPVEVRVEALSSLNARRGAALVDPAVDLLTVRDGLAPARWIAPSPPGPPPPIRPVL, from the coding sequence ATGCGCCCGGTCGACGCCGCGTGGCTCGCCGCGTACCGCGTGCTCTTCGGGGTCGCGTTGGGCGTCTCGATGCAGCGCTTCCTCGCCTACGGCTGGGTGGACGAGCTCCTTGTATCTCCTCGATATCGCTTCCATTATTGGGGCTTCGAGTGGGTCGAACCGCTCTCGCGTGGGCACATGCACGCGCTCTTCTGGGGGCTCTCGGCCCTCGGCCTCGCGATGGCGGCGGGGCTCGCCTACCGCGTGACCGCGCCGCTCTTCGCGCTCGGGCTCACCTACATCCAGCTCATCGACGTCTCCACGTACCTGAACCACTATTACCTCGCGGCGCTGCTCGCGTGGCTCTTCGCGGCGTCGCCCGCGGGCCGGGCCTACTCGGTCGACGCGTGGCTCGGACAGCGGCTCCGTCGACGCGCGAACGGCCCGGCGCGGCCGCAGGTGGCGCTCGCGTGGCTCGCGCTCTTCCGCACGCAGATCGCTGTGGTGTACGTGTTCGCGTCGATCGCGAAGGCGCAACCCGATTGGCTCGTGCACGGCCAGCCGCTGGGCATCTGGCTCGGCGCGAGCACCGATCTGCCCGCGCTCGGGCGGCTCTTCACGCTGCCGGGGGTCCCGCTCGCCATGAGCTGGGCGGGCTTCCTTTACGACGCCACGATCGTGCTCTGGCTCTCGATGAAGCGCACGCGGCCGTGGGCGTTCCTCGTCGTGCTCACGTTCCACACGCTCACGCGCGCGCTCTTCGACATCGGGATGTTTCCCGTGATCATGACCGCCTCGGCGCTCGTGTTCTTTCCTCCGTCGTGGCCACGCGACATGGTGAGCTGGGTGCGCGCGCGGGCCCGCCTCGCGCCGCCCGCGCCTCCCGTCGCGGTCTCCACTCCGGGGGAGTCGCCCGCGCGCGTCACGACAGTCCAGCGGCTCGCCCTCGGTCTCGGGCTCGCGTACTGCGTCTTCCAGGTCGCGATGCCGCTCCGCACGTTCCTCTACGGCGGCAACGTCCTCTGGCACGAGCAGGGCATGCGCTTCTCGTGGCGGGTGATGGTGCGCGCGAAGGGCGGCTCGACCACGTTCCTCGTGAAGAGCAAGGCCACCGGAAAGGTGTGGCACGTGAGCCCGCGCAGGTACCTGACCCCCTACCAAGAGAACGAGATGTCCGGGCAGCCGGATCTCATCCTGCAGCTCGCGCACAGCATCGGCGAGGACTTCGCGCTCCGGGAAGGGCCGGTCGAGGTGCGCGTCGAGGCGCTCTCGTCGCTGAACGCGCGGCGTGGCGCCGCGCTCGTGGACCCCGCGGTCGATCTGCTCACCGTGCG